The Aliidongia dinghuensis genome contains the following window.
CGGCAAGACGGTGCTCATGACCCGCCTGCTGCCGGAGCTGACCGGCCGCGGTATCACAGTCTCGACCGTCAAGCACGCGCACCATGATTTCGACGTCGACCAGCCGGGCAAGGATTCCTGGCGCCATCGCCAGGGCGGCGCCACGGAGGTGCTGGTCGCGTCCGACCGGCGCTGGGCGCTGATGCATGAGCTGCGCGGCCAGCCGGAACCCGGTCTGGTCGAGCTGGTGCAGCACATGTCGCCCGTCGACCTGTTGCTGGTCGAAGGCTTCAAGCGCCACCCGATGCCGAAGCTCGAGATCTGCCGGCCCAGCCTCGGCAAGGCGCCGCTCTGGGCAGAGGACGGCTCGATCCTGGCGGTGGCGCTCGACGAGCCGTTGCCGGAGGACTGGCGAAACCGGCTCCGCGTGCCGATCTTCGATCTGAATGCCGTGCCCACGATCGCCGATTTCATCCTGGCGAACGCGGCACCGCTCGCACTCAAGGATGGCGCGCCATGAAACTTCGCTATTTCGCCTGGCTTCGCACCCGGATCGGCCGGGGCGAGGAATTTCTCGATCCGCCGGCTGGAATCGCGACCGTCGAAGCGCTCGTCGCCTGGCTTGCGACGCGCGGGCCCGGCTATGCCGCGGCCCTTGCCGAACCGCGCCTCGTCCGGGTCGCGGTCAACCAGGATTACGTCGGGCCGGACCATCCGGTGCGCCCAGGCGACGAGGTCGCCCTGTTCCCGCCGGTGACGGGGGGCTGAGGCCATGATCCGCGTCGAAGAAGCGGCGTTCGACGTCGGGCGCGAACTGGCCGCCTTCGGTACCTGCGACGGCCTGGGCAACGACAAGATCGGCGCGGTCGCAAGCTTCGTGGGCTATGTCCGCGGTGCCGAGCCGGGCGCGCCGCCGCTCGTCGCGATGACGCTCGAGCATTATCCCGGCATGACCGAACGCCAGCTGGCGGCGATCGAGGCCGAGGCGCGCGGGCGCTGGCCGCTCGCCGACGTGCTGATGATCCATCGCTACGGCCGTCTCGTGCCGGGTGAGCCGATCGTGCTGGTCGCCGTCGCCTCGGCCCACCGACGGGCGGCGTTCGAGGCTTGCGAGTTCCTGATGGACTGGCTCAAGACCAAGGCGCCGTTCTGGAAGCTGGAAGAGACCGCAGCCGGCGCCGAATGGGTCGAGGCCAAGACGAGCGACGACGCGGCGGCCGAGCGCTGGCGCTGACCGCCAGCTCGGCCGCCCCAACATTACCCAACCGGTATGAGCGGTCCGTCCCTATCCGCGGTGCCCCATGCCGCCCATGGTCGCATGCCCCATTCCGCCATGGTGCATGAAATGCCCGTGCCCCCCATGGAAGCCATGATCGTGATGGTGGAACCGGTGGTCGAAGAATACGAAGCTGCCGCCGAAGAAGAACGGCGGGTCCCAGAACCACGGATCATAGTAGTCTGAGTAGTAGTAGCCGGGATAATAGCCGGGCGCGTAAGCCGGATAGACCGCGGTATATTGGCTCGGATTTTCCGGCGAGCCCTCAGCAACGCGCCACGAGCCATCAGACTGAAGGCAGGCGCGGCCGACGATCTTCTGCTCCTTGCCGTCGATCGTCGCCTGGCCGGCATATTCCCGGCAGTTCGGATCGTCAGCCGCCACCTTGCTCTGGAAATCCGTCACGTTCGCATCGAGCAGCGGCGGCACCGGCGGCGCTTCCACGCAAGCGGAACAAAGCAAAGTCAGAGCTGCGGAACAGACGAGAGCGCGCATGACCCACCTGTGGACAAGCGGACGGTGGCGTCGCGCTGGAATCGCTGCAGACCCGCCAACATCCTACGCAAAAACAGACTCTCCAGCCTCGGTGCCTATTCCCCGTGCCCGGCCGAGGCGCCTGCGCCCGGTTGACGCATCACGCGGCAGGGTGA
Protein-coding sequences here:
- the mobB gene encoding molybdopterin-guanine dinucleotide biosynthesis protein B encodes the protein MRAFALAGWSGSGKTVLMTRLLPELTGRGITVSTVKHAHHDFDVDQPGKDSWRHRQGGATEVLVASDRRWALMHELRGQPEPGLVELVQHMSPVDLLLVEGFKRHPMPKLEICRPSLGKAPLWAEDGSILAVALDEPLPEDWRNRLRVPIFDLNAVPTIADFILANAAPLALKDGAP
- a CDS encoding molybdenum cofactor biosynthesis protein MoaE; this translates as MIRVEEAAFDVGRELAAFGTCDGLGNDKIGAVASFVGYVRGAEPGAPPLVAMTLEHYPGMTERQLAAIEAEARGRWPLADVLMIHRYGRLVPGEPIVLVAVASAHRRAAFEACEFLMDWLKTKAPFWKLEETAAGAEWVEAKTSDDAAAERWR
- the moaD gene encoding molybdopterin converting factor subunit 1, whose translation is MKLRYFAWLRTRIGRGEEFLDPPAGIATVEALVAWLATRGPGYAAALAEPRLVRVAVNQDYVGPDHPVRPGDEVALFPPVTGG